Proteins encoded in a region of the Gigantopelta aegis isolate Gae_Host chromosome 13, Gae_host_genome, whole genome shotgun sequence genome:
- the LOC121387867 gene encoding multiple epidermal growth factor-like domains protein 11, whose product MTKRWSRLLLVALWMALKTEAVSECPDGQYGQNCEKLCVNRKCQDSSGSSCDHLTGECVSGCKRGFYSVDCVERCDTDHYGTNCESLCADRHCKGEQLCHYALGYCDDGCLPGWTGFTCTDTATSTQDHRDDIIIALAVAAGVLLLFLVIAMCTLCWYIRRLPRKWKSNEHLEMNRTISQLNQATDTASLEYDTADGQYNKARSVGQSRDKTLEQPNRFSSGSGYANVVLETNQYESLDSFSSPKNDYANIT is encoded by the exons atgACGAAGAGATGGTCACGTTTGCTTCTCGTTGCATTATGGATGGCTTTAAAAACAGAGGCCGTGTCAG aaTGTCCAGACGGTCAATATGGTCAAAACTGTGAAAAATTGTGCGTCAACCGGAAGTGTCAGGATAGTTCCGGTTCGTCATGTGATCACTTGACTGGAGAGTGTGTCAGCGGCTGTAAACGAGGATTTTATTCTGTGGATTGTGTCGAGC gttGCGATACAGATCATTATGGCACGAATTGTGAATCGCTGTGTGCAGACAGACATTGCAAGGGAGAACAACTCTGTCACTATGCTTTGGGATACTGCGATGACGGATGCCTCCCAGGGTGGACAGGATTTACATGCACGGACA CTGCCACTAGTACCCAGGATCACAGAGACGATATCATCATCGCTCTTGCTGTGGCAGCAGGAGTTCTTCTTTTATTCCTGGTCATAGCCATGTGTACTCTCTGCTG GTACATTAGACGTCTGCCGAGGAAGTGGAAATCAAATGAGCATCTTGAGATGAATAGAACAATCAGCCAATTAAATCAAGCGACAGATACCGCTTCTCTAGAATACGACACGGCGGATGGACAATACAACAAGGCTCGTTCAGTTGGACAGTCACGTGATAAAACATTAGAACAGCCCAATCGCTTTAGCAGTGGGAGTGGCTATGCAAATGTGGTCCTTGAAACAAATCAGTATGAATCACTTGATTCCTTCAGCTCACCTAAGAATGATTACGCTAACATAACATGA